From the genome of Methylomonas sp. UP202, one region includes:
- a CDS encoding methyl-accepting chemotaxis protein gives MFNNMKIAVKLGLSFGVVLLLLGAIVWVGIANMGNLAETTRSIVEEDFVKVKYTSDMIENTLDNGRLMRNMLLTDDETKLQEMKRDLQANRDENKTILAKLDALIQSEKGRALLDTAGNLRSQLSPKYETFYSLLADKTKGKVAATEFLLKDWAPNNTAYVTSLKAINDFQNERMKQAYKDADDLYDSSKTIMFGVALVALLVSLLIAWFVTRGLIRQLGGEPGDVASLANQVAIGDLSSEIRLDAGDTTSVMAAMKHMSDTIKVLLTDMDHMAREHDKGEIDAIVDGGKFQGSFRTMAQGVNDMVGAHIAVKKKAMAVFKEFGNGNFEADIEKLPGKKVFINETVDLVRTNLKAVIADTDTLIKAAAEGRLDVRADAGKHQGDFRRLVQGINDIIDGIVLPVNEAVEVLGLVEQGDLTRIVKGNYQGQLGEFKDTVNNTIAKLSETIAEVVSATNQLSNASEQIQSTSQSLSQASSEQAAGVEETSASIEQMAASIGQNAENAKVTDGMATKASQEAVEGGAAVKQTVEAMKSIAGKIGIIDDIAYQTNMLALNAAIEAARAGDHGKGFAVVAAEVRKLAERSQIAAQEIGQLAETSVSTAESAGRLLDAIVPSIAKTSDLVQEIAAASQEQSAGVSQVNTAMNQMNQITQQNAAASEELAATAEEMTGQAEQLQSLMSFFKIANAGGQRRVSTSHGGHAPHAKPGVIKLGPTPARHHDQAGLDLEMQHFERF, from the coding sequence ATGTTTAACAACATGAAAATCGCGGTAAAACTGGGGCTTAGCTTTGGAGTCGTGTTGCTCCTGCTGGGCGCTATCGTCTGGGTAGGGATCGCCAATATGGGCAATTTGGCCGAGACCACCCGCTCCATTGTGGAAGAAGATTTCGTCAAGGTGAAATACACCAGCGACATGATCGAAAACACGCTGGATAACGGCCGGCTGATGCGCAATATGTTACTGACCGACGATGAAACCAAACTTCAGGAAATGAAGCGGGACCTTCAAGCGAATCGCGACGAGAACAAAACCATACTCGCCAAGTTGGATGCCTTGATCCAATCCGAGAAGGGCCGCGCGCTGCTCGACACCGCCGGCAACCTACGCAGCCAGCTATCACCGAAATACGAAACGTTTTACAGTCTGCTGGCCGACAAAACCAAGGGAAAGGTCGCCGCCACCGAGTTTCTGTTGAAAGACTGGGCGCCCAACAATACCGCTTACGTAACCAGTCTGAAAGCAATCAACGATTTCCAAAACGAAAGGATGAAACAGGCGTATAAAGATGCCGACGACTTGTACGACAGCAGCAAAACCATCATGTTTGGCGTCGCGCTGGTCGCGTTGCTGGTTAGCCTACTGATTGCCTGGTTTGTGACGAGAGGATTGATTCGCCAACTGGGCGGCGAACCGGGCGACGTGGCCTCGCTGGCCAACCAAGTCGCGATCGGCGATCTTAGCAGCGAAATCCGCTTGGACGCCGGCGACACCACTAGCGTGATGGCCGCGATGAAGCATATGAGCGACACCATCAAAGTCCTACTGACCGACATGGACCATATGGCTCGCGAACACGACAAGGGCGAAATCGACGCCATCGTCGACGGCGGCAAATTTCAAGGCAGTTTTAGGACCATGGCCCAAGGCGTCAACGACATGGTCGGCGCCCATATCGCGGTCAAGAAAAAAGCCATGGCGGTATTCAAAGAGTTTGGCAACGGCAATTTCGAAGCCGACATCGAAAAACTACCCGGCAAAAAGGTGTTTATCAACGAAACCGTCGATCTGGTGCGCACTAATTTGAAGGCCGTCATCGCCGATACCGATACCTTGATCAAAGCCGCCGCCGAGGGCCGCCTGGACGTCCGCGCCGACGCCGGCAAGCACCAAGGCGACTTCCGCAGATTGGTGCAGGGCATCAACGACATCATCGACGGTATCGTGTTGCCGGTTAACGAAGCGGTGGAAGTGTTGGGTCTGGTCGAGCAAGGCGACCTGACGCGGATCGTCAAAGGCAACTATCAAGGCCAACTCGGCGAATTCAAGGACACCGTCAACAATACCATCGCCAAACTGTCCGAGACCATCGCCGAGGTCGTCTCCGCGACCAATCAGTTAAGCAACGCTTCCGAACAAATCCAATCCACGTCGCAATCGCTGTCGCAAGCGTCCAGCGAGCAAGCCGCCGGCGTCGAGGAAACCAGCGCCAGCATCGAGCAAATGGCCGCCAGCATCGGCCAGAACGCCGAAAACGCCAAGGTCACCGACGGCATGGCCACCAAAGCCTCGCAAGAAGCGGTCGAGGGCGGCGCCGCCGTCAAGCAAACCGTCGAGGCGATGAAAAGCATCGCCGGCAAAATCGGCATCATCGACGACATCGCCTATCAAACCAATATGCTGGCCTTGAACGCCGCCATCGAGGCCGCCAGGGCCGGCGATCACGGCAAAGGGTTCGCGGTGGTCGCCGCCGAGGTACGCAAACTGGCCGAGCGCAGTCAGATCGCCGCCCAGGAGATTGGCCAATTGGCCGAAACCAGCGTCAGCACCGCCGAAAGCGCCGGCCGCTTGCTGGACGCCATCGTACCCAGCATCGCCAAAACCTCCGATCTGGTGCAGGAAATCGCCGCCGCTTCCCAGGAACAGTCGGCCGGCGTCAGCCAAGTCAATACCGCGATGAACCAAATGAACCAAATCACTCAGCAAAACGCCGCCGCCAGCGAGGAACTGGCCGCCACCGCCGAGGAAATGACCGGCCAAGCCGAGCAACTGCAAAGCTTGATGAGCTTTTTTAAGATCGCCAACGCCGGCGGCCAACGTCGCGTCAGCACTTCCCACGGCGGCCATGCGCCTCACGCCAAACCGGGGGTTATCAAACTCGGCCCGACGCCAGCCCGCCACCACGATCAAGCCGGCTTGGATTTGGAAATGCAACATTTCGAGCGCTTCTAG
- a CDS encoding HAD-IIA family hydrolase, which translates to MQAFTDIRALIIDMDGVLWHGDQPQAGLTDFFETLRDLALPFILATNNASMTAEQYVAKLAKMGVAVAEREILTSGMATALYLSQRYDPQTTRAYAIGGTGTWKPLQDLGFTLTGLYETGPDQHAHLVVCGMDREISWDKLATATLNLRAGAHFIGTNGDISLPTEHGITHGNGAILAALTAATGIQPMIIGKPEPIIYRQAIELLGAPLAQTIAIGDRLDTDILGAVRTGIRSLMVLTGVSSAKDVEATDYGPTWVVPDIRDVTRMLRELAA; encoded by the coding sequence ATGCAAGCATTTACCGACATACGCGCGCTGATCATCGATATGGACGGCGTACTCTGGCACGGCGACCAGCCGCAAGCCGGCCTGACCGACTTTTTCGAAACCTTGCGCGACCTGGCACTGCCGTTTATTTTGGCGACCAACAACGCCAGCATGACTGCCGAACAATACGTCGCCAAATTGGCAAAAATGGGCGTTGCGGTGGCCGAGCGTGAAATTCTGACCTCGGGGATGGCCACCGCTTTGTATTTGTCCCAGCGCTACGATCCCCAAACCACCCGCGCCTACGCGATCGGCGGCACCGGCACCTGGAAACCTCTGCAAGATCTGGGCTTTACGCTAACCGGCCTCTACGAAACCGGACCCGACCAACACGCGCATTTGGTGGTTTGCGGCATGGACCGGGAAATCAGTTGGGACAAACTGGCGACCGCGACCCTCAATCTGCGGGCCGGCGCGCATTTCATCGGTACCAACGGCGACATATCGTTGCCGACCGAGCACGGCATTACTCACGGCAACGGCGCGATCCTGGCGGCGCTGACCGCGGCAACCGGCATCCAACCGATGATTATCGGCAAGCCCGAGCCCATCATCTACCGGCAAGCCATCGAGTTACTCGGCGCGCCGCTGGCGCAGACCATCGCGATCGGCGACCGGCTGGACACCGACATCCTCGGCGCGGTGCGCACCGGTATTCGCAGCCTGATGGTTCTGACCGGAGTATCCAGCGCAAAAGACGTGGAAGCCACCGACTACGGCCCAACCTGGGTGGTGCCCGATATCCGCGACGTGACCCGGATGTTGCGCGAACTGGCCGCCTGA
- a CDS encoding methyl-accepting chemotaxis protein → MISTIKGRLTSLIVFMALLAVAVGGSGLLGINAVVESMDNTYRGKVVPGQLLAKMLQLNNDNRTNIMLALQHDPASPHAKLHDHPLSLHIEATETNRKQMADLLDEYQKLPIGPEEKALLDQYLSARDVYRQNASNPAWDAIKAGNFELGHRLLLTQVNPEFKKLQAIGEQLLSRTLKLTEAANQSAEQSSANLQNTMLAGTLLSIGIGFYLAWRLANSLLRQLGAEPGEAVGVAQRIAVGDLSYPFQLQHDDRDSLMAEMKNMSDTIKHMLEQMAWMSSEHEKGDIDVMVDTDRFQGSFKAMAQGVNDMVNAHIDVKKKAMKVFTAFGQGDFNADIERLPGKKVFINETVDLVRGNLQGFIADMNHMSEEHEKGDIDVVMAVEKYQGDFRKMAQGVNDMVNAHIDVKKKAMAVFKAFGEGNYDADMAKLPGKKAFINTTVDLVRENLRRFAEAARESATIKATLDNASINVMLADNDGVIRYLNKSTMALMRRSEPEMRKLFSDFAADNILGRNFDVFHRNPAHQRNLLAHLTSPHVVQIEVGNLIFRLTASPSYDNEGRRSGSMIEWLERSAEVNAEREISQVVEAAVAGDFRPISVADKQGFLKNVAEGINQITDTVNVAFQDTIEMAQALENGDLTRTINRDYQGVYDQVKQSLNNTVIKLSQTIGEVREATDQLGNASQQISGTSQSLSQAASEQAAGVEETSASIEQMAASIGQNAENAKITDGMATKASQEAVEGGAAVKQTVEAMKSIAGKIGIIDDIAYQTNMLALNAAIEAARAGDHGKGFAVVAAEVRKLAERSQIAAQEIGQLAETSVSTAESAGRLLDAIVPSIAKTSDLVQEIAAASQEQSAGVSQVNNAMNQMNQITQQNAAASEELAATAEEMTSQAEQLQSLMSFFKIASSGGRHRSGVSHGGHAHHAKPGVIKLGPTPARHHDPTGLDLELQHFERF, encoded by the coding sequence ATGATAAGCACAATTAAAGGGCGATTGACGAGTTTGATCGTTTTCATGGCCTTGCTGGCTGTCGCGGTGGGTGGTAGCGGATTGCTAGGCATCAACGCGGTCGTCGAGTCGATGGACAACACCTACCGCGGCAAAGTCGTTCCCGGCCAATTATTGGCCAAAATGCTGCAACTGAATAACGACAACCGCACCAACATCATGCTGGCACTGCAACACGATCCAGCCTCGCCGCACGCCAAACTGCACGATCATCCGCTCAGCCTGCACATCGAAGCGACCGAAACCAATCGCAAGCAAATGGCTGATTTGCTCGATGAATACCAAAAACTGCCGATCGGCCCGGAAGAAAAAGCTTTGCTCGACCAATATCTGAGCGCCCGCGACGTTTACCGGCAAAACGCCAGTAACCCCGCATGGGACGCGATCAAAGCCGGGAATTTCGAACTAGGCCATCGTTTGTTATTGACTCAAGTCAATCCTGAATTCAAAAAGTTACAGGCGATCGGAGAACAACTGTTATCGCGCACGCTAAAACTGACGGAAGCGGCCAATCAGTCCGCGGAACAAAGTAGCGCTAACTTACAAAATACGATGCTGGCCGGCACATTGTTATCGATCGGGATTGGTTTTTATCTCGCTTGGCGTTTAGCGAATTCGCTATTACGACAATTAGGCGCGGAGCCGGGCGAGGCTGTCGGCGTTGCCCAACGCATAGCCGTCGGCGACCTCTCCTACCCTTTCCAACTGCAACACGACGATCGGGACAGTTTGATGGCCGAGATGAAAAACATGAGCGACACCATCAAGCATATGTTGGAACAAATGGCCTGGATGTCGAGCGAACACGAAAAGGGCGACATTGATGTCATGGTAGATACCGATCGCTTCCAAGGCAGTTTCAAGGCCATGGCGCAAGGGGTTAACGACATGGTCAACGCTCACATCGACGTCAAGAAAAAAGCCATGAAGGTGTTTACGGCCTTCGGTCAAGGCGATTTCAACGCCGATATCGAGAGACTGCCCGGTAAAAAAGTATTCATCAATGAAACCGTCGACTTGGTACGCGGCAACTTGCAAGGCTTCATCGCCGATATGAATCACATGTCCGAGGAACACGAGAAAGGCGATATCGATGTGGTGATGGCGGTTGAAAAATACCAAGGCGATTTTCGCAAAATGGCACAAGGCGTCAACGATATGGTCAACGCCCACATTGACGTAAAGAAGAAAGCCATGGCCGTGTTTAAAGCCTTTGGGGAAGGCAATTACGACGCTGATATGGCGAAATTGCCGGGTAAAAAAGCCTTTATCAACACCACCGTCGACTTGGTGCGCGAGAACCTGCGCCGCTTCGCGGAAGCGGCGCGGGAGTCCGCAACCATCAAGGCTACGTTGGATAACGCCTCGATCAACGTCATGTTGGCCGACAACGACGGCGTGATTCGCTATCTGAACAAATCCACCATGGCCTTGATGCGCCGCTCGGAGCCGGAAATGCGCAAGTTGTTTAGCGATTTTGCGGCGGACAATATTCTCGGTCGGAATTTCGATGTATTCCATCGGAATCCCGCCCATCAACGCAATTTGTTAGCCCATCTAACCAGTCCGCATGTTGTGCAAATCGAGGTGGGAAACTTGATCTTCCGGCTAACGGCCAGCCCCTCCTACGACAACGAGGGGCGGCGGAGCGGATCGATGATCGAATGGCTGGAGCGTTCGGCGGAAGTCAACGCCGAACGGGAAATATCCCAAGTTGTCGAAGCCGCGGTAGCCGGCGATTTTCGACCAATTAGCGTTGCCGACAAACAGGGCTTCTTAAAAAACGTCGCCGAAGGCATCAATCAGATCACCGATACGGTCAATGTGGCGTTTCAGGACACGATAGAAATGGCCCAAGCCCTGGAAAATGGCGATCTAACTCGCACGATTAACCGCGATTACCAAGGCGTCTACGATCAAGTTAAGCAAAGTCTCAACAATACCGTCATCAAACTGTCGCAAACCATCGGCGAGGTCAGAGAGGCCACCGACCAACTCGGCAACGCCTCGCAGCAAATCAGCGGTACCTCGCAGTCCTTGTCGCAAGCCGCCAGCGAACAAGCCGCCGGCGTCGAGGAAACCAGCGCCAGCATCGAGCAAATGGCCGCCAGCATCGGCCAAAACGCCGAAAACGCCAAGATCACCGACGGCATGGCCACCAAAGCCTCGCAAGAAGCGGTCGAGGGCGGCGCGGCCGTCAAGCAAACCGTCGAGGCGATGAAAAGCATCGCCGGCAAAATCGGCATCATCGACGACATCGCCTATCAAACCAATATGCTGGCCCTGAACGCCGCTATCGAGGCCGCCAGGGCCGGCGACCACGGCAAAGGCTTCGCGGTAGTCGCCGCCGAGGTGCGCAAACTGGCCGAGCGCAGTCAGATCGCCGCCCAGGAGATCGGCCAATTGGCCGAAACCAGCGTCAGCACCGCCGAAAGCGCCGGCCGTTTGCTGGACGCCATCGTGCCCAGCATCGCCAAAACCTCCGATCTGGTGCAGGAAATCGCCGCCGCTTCCCAGGAACAGTCGGCCGGCGTCAGCCAAGTCAATAACGCGATGAATCAGATGAACCAAATCACCCAGCAAAATGCCGCCGCCAGCGAGGAACTGGCCGCCACCGCCGAGGAAATGACCAGCCAGGCCGAGCAATTGCAAAGTTTGATGAGCTTTTTTAAGATCGCCAGTTCCGGCGGTCGGCATCGTTCAGGCGTTTCTCACGGCGGCCACGCGCATCACGCCAAACCTGGGGTTATCAAACTCGGCCCGACGCCAGCCCGCCACCACGATCCAACGGGCTTGGATCTAGAATTGCAGCATTTCGAGCGATTTTAA
- the dhaK gene encoding dihydroxyacetone kinase subunit DhaK, whose translation MKKFIDSPDSLLTTSLRGFAKAHADIVDLNETPHFVRRKHLKPGKVALISGGGSGHEPLHSGFVGFGMLDAACPGQVFTSPTPDQMIAAAQAVDGGAGVLFIVKNYAGDVMNFEMASEMLDLPNASVLVNDDISLPKTHAIGRRGVAGTSIVEKVVGAAAEQGYDLAACKALGERVVSATASLGVALTSCTVPALGHPTFTLGDDEIEMGVGIHGERGRETVKLADASHIVAELTQHLFDELQPAAGQNVLLHVNGFGGTPLIELHLLYELAHARCGERGLTVQRSLVGNFTTSLDMAGASLTLTVLDEEMLKLWDAPVNTAALRWGC comes from the coding sequence ATGAAAAAGTTCATCGATAGCCCGGACAGCTTGTTGACCACCAGTTTGCGCGGCTTCGCCAAGGCCCACGCCGACATCGTCGACCTGAACGAAACCCCGCATTTCGTGCGTCGCAAGCACCTTAAGCCCGGCAAGGTAGCGCTGATTTCGGGCGGCGGCTCCGGCCACGAGCCCTTGCATAGCGGCTTCGTCGGATTCGGCATGCTGGACGCCGCCTGTCCAGGCCAGGTGTTCACCTCGCCGACGCCGGATCAAATGATCGCCGCCGCTCAGGCCGTCGACGGCGGTGCCGGTGTGTTGTTCATCGTCAAAAATTACGCCGGCGACGTGATGAATTTCGAAATGGCTAGCGAGATGCTGGACCTCCCCAACGCCAGCGTGCTGGTCAACGACGACATTTCCCTGCCCAAGACCCACGCCATTGGTCGGCGCGGCGTGGCCGGCACCAGCATCGTCGAGAAAGTCGTCGGCGCGGCGGCCGAGCAAGGCTACGATCTTGCGGCTTGCAAAGCTTTGGGCGAACGGGTCGTTTCGGCCACCGCCTCGCTGGGCGTCGCGCTGACCAGTTGCACGGTACCGGCCTTGGGTCATCCAACCTTTACCCTTGGCGACGACGAAATCGAGATGGGGGTCGGCATCCACGGCGAGCGCGGCCGCGAAACCGTCAAACTGGCCGACGCCAGCCACATCGTCGCCGAATTGACCCAGCATCTATTCGACGAGTTGCAGCCGGCCGCCGGCCAAAACGTGCTGTTGCACGTCAACGGCTTCGGCGGTACGCCATTGATCGAATTGCATTTGCTTTACGAGTTGGCTCACGCACGGTGCGGCGAACGCGGATTGACCGTGCAACGCTCGCTGGTCGGCAATTTCACAACCTCGCTGGACATGGCCGGCGCCTCGCTGACTCTGACTGTGCTGGACGAGGAAATGCTGAAACTGTGGGACGCGCCGGTCAATACCGCCGCGTTGCGCTGGGGCTGTTGA
- the dhaL gene encoding dihydroxyacetone kinase subunit DhaL — MTISPAIFPSLIRAVQADIAANAEAVTELDQAIGDGDHVFNLQRGLQALVEQADAIAPLDWPAAWQKIGMTVMAAVGGASGSLYATLFIALHKHSRDSSVSGFAAAFAAAVEAVKQRGKADVGEKTMLDVWVPVAQALQQDAEAGKSLDELLDHLCQVAAAGVEATRDMLATKGRASFLGERSLGHIDAGAKTAQLIVAAVARVLKSF; from the coding sequence ATGACCATCAGTCCCGCGATTTTTCCCTCATTGATCCGCGCCGTTCAGGCCGACATCGCTGCCAACGCCGAGGCTGTTACCGAGTTGGATCAGGCGATAGGCGACGGCGACCATGTTTTCAACCTGCAACGCGGCTTGCAGGCCTTGGTCGAGCAAGCCGACGCGATCGCGCCGCTGGATTGGCCGGCGGCCTGGCAAAAAATCGGCATGACGGTGATGGCGGCGGTCGGCGGCGCGTCGGGCTCGTTATACGCGACCTTGTTCATCGCGCTGCATAAACACAGTCGGGATAGCTCTGTGTCCGGCTTCGCGGCGGCGTTCGCGGCCGCCGTCGAGGCGGTCAAACAACGCGGCAAGGCCGATGTCGGCGAAAAAACGATGCTGGACGTTTGGGTGCCGGTGGCGCAGGCTTTGCAACAGGATGCCGAAGCCGGCAAATCGCTGGACGAATTGCTGGATCATCTTTGCCAAGTCGCGGCGGCCGGCGTCGAAGCTACCCGCGATATGCTGGCGACCAAGGGCAGGGCGTCGTTCTTGGGCGAGCGTAGTCTGGGCCATATCGATGCCGGCGCCAAAACCGCGCAATTGATCGTCGCGGCGGTGGCCAGGGTGTTGAAATCATTTTGA
- a CDS encoding methyl-accepting chemotaxis protein: MLLLLSLVGAAQITVSFRIADNIAEFNRQAEHATDAVDRAHLLQYHISQIQQYLTDISATGDEEGFNDAKRHAEESRRLLNEILLLLPQSNAAVNEIREKLERFYDVGIEMARVYLAEGKVAGNRAMKQPDTGFDARSNTLIESLDILSRPLERQADSAKNQLNIEVSQMRRWSTTLNLLSLLAVIGLCLQGFRQLWNCLGGEPEVVAELANGIATGDLNQSVKLRANDNSSVMAAMLHMSNTIKALLAAMDHMSSEHQKGDIDVIVDATRFKGGFKTMAQGVNEMVSAHIAVKKQAMACIQLFGEGNLDAPLERFPGKKAFINDTVEQLRGNLKQIVGEIRDIVSAANRGDFSVKMDLTAKAGFTKELSELLNQLSGTVDIAFKDTIDVAKAMEQGNLTKTVTRQYQGAYDQVKQSLNNTVAKLSQTITDVVSAADQISSASEQIQSTSQSLSQASSEQAAGVEETSASIEQMAASIGRNAENAKVTDGRAAKASQEAVEGGAAVKQTVEAMKSIAGKIGIIDDIAYQTNMLALNAAIEAARAGDHGKGFAVVAAEVRKLAERSQIAAQEIGQLAETSVSTAESAGRLLDAIVPSIAKTSALVQAIAAASQEQSAGVSQVNTAMNQMNQITQQNAAASEELASTAEEMTGQAEQLQSLMSFFKIASSGGQRRASTSHRGHAPHAKPTATKRGAAPSRRHDATGLAPELPYFERF, translated from the coding sequence TTGCTGTTGCTACTGAGTCTGGTCGGCGCCGCACAAATCACGGTCAGCTTCCGGATTGCCGACAACATTGCCGAGTTCAACAGGCAAGCTGAGCATGCCACCGATGCGGTAGATCGCGCGCATTTGCTTCAGTACCACATTTCGCAAATTCAGCAATATCTAACCGACATCAGTGCGACCGGCGACGAAGAAGGCTTCAACGACGCGAAGCGGCATGCCGAGGAAAGCCGGCGTTTGTTGAATGAAATATTATTACTGCTTCCGCAAAGTAACGCCGCCGTAAACGAAATCCGCGAGAAATTGGAGCGTTTTTACGATGTCGGCATCGAAATGGCCCGCGTATATCTTGCCGAAGGCAAGGTAGCCGGCAATCGCGCGATGAAGCAACCGGATACCGGTTTCGACGCTCGATCCAACACACTGATAGAGAGTTTGGACATATTAAGTCGTCCTTTGGAACGGCAAGCCGATTCGGCAAAAAACCAATTGAATATCGAAGTTTCGCAAATGCGGCGGTGGTCGACGACGCTAAATCTGCTTAGTTTGCTTGCGGTTATTGGTTTGTGCCTGCAAGGCTTTCGGCAACTGTGGAACTGCCTCGGCGGCGAGCCTGAAGTCGTCGCTGAATTGGCCAACGGTATCGCCACGGGCGACTTGAATCAATCCGTTAAGCTTCGCGCCAACGACAACTCGAGCGTGATGGCGGCGATGCTGCATATGAGCAACACCATTAAAGCCTTGCTGGCTGCGATGGATCATATGTCCAGCGAACACCAAAAAGGCGATATCGATGTCATAGTGGACGCTACCCGATTCAAGGGTGGATTTAAAACCATGGCGCAAGGCGTCAACGAGATGGTGAGCGCCCACATTGCCGTCAAGAAACAAGCCATGGCCTGCATCCAATTATTCGGCGAAGGCAACTTGGATGCGCCGCTGGAACGATTTCCCGGCAAAAAGGCTTTCATCAACGACACTGTCGAACAGTTGCGCGGTAACTTGAAACAAATTGTCGGAGAAATCCGCGACATCGTCTCGGCGGCCAACCGAGGCGACTTTAGCGTCAAGATGGATCTTACCGCTAAAGCCGGTTTCACTAAGGAGTTGTCGGAACTGCTGAATCAGCTATCCGGAACCGTGGACATCGCCTTCAAGGATACGATAGACGTGGCCAAGGCCATGGAACAAGGCAACCTGACCAAAACCGTCACCCGCCAATATCAAGGCGCATACGATCAGGTCAAGCAAAGCCTCAACAACACCGTCGCCAAGCTCTCCCAAACCATTACAGACGTGGTTTCGGCCGCCGATCAAATAAGCAGCGCCTCCGAACAAATCCAATCCACGTCTCAATCGCTGTCGCAAGCGTCCAGCGAGCAAGCCGCCGGTGTCGAGGAAACCAGCGCCAGCATCGAGCAAATGGCCGCCAGCATCGGCCGGAACGCCGAAAACGCCAAGGTCACCGACGGCAGGGCCGCCAAAGCCTCGCAGGAAGCGGTCGAGGGCGGCGCCGCCGTCAAGCAAACCGTCGAGGCGATGAAAAGCATCGCCGGCAAAATCGGCATCATCGACGACATCGCCTATCAAACCAATATGCTGGCTTTGAACGCCGCCATTGAGGCCGCCAGGGCCGGCGACCACGGCAAGGGCTTCGCGGTGGTGGCCGCCGAGGTACGCAAACTGGCCGAGCGCAGTCAGATCGCCGCCCAGGAAATCGGCCAATTGGCCGAAACCAGCGTCAGCACCGCCGAAAGCGCCGGCCGCTTGCTGGACGCCATCGTGCCCAGCATCGCCAAAACCTCCGCTCTGGTGCAGGCGATCGCTGCCGCTTCCCAGGAACAGTCGGCCGGCGTCAGCCAAGTCAATACCGCGATGAATCAGATGAACCAAATCACCCAGCAAAACGCCGCCGCCAGCGAGGAACTGGCTTCCACCGCCGAGGAAATGACCGGCCAGGCCGAGCAATTACAAAGTTTGATGAGCTTTTTTAAGATCGCCAGTTCCGGCGGCCAACGTCGCGCCAGCACTTCTCACCGCGGCCACGCACCTCACGCCAAACCCACGGCCACCAAGCGCGGAGCGGCGCCAAGCCGTCGCCACGATGCGACCGGCTTGGCGCCGGAATTGCCGTATTTCGAGCGTTTTTAG
- a CDS encoding lectin-like protein: protein MNIKSLNCVLAVVLGIPSVTSASSLVQWNSGTGANDHYYLATDNLSTWTEANALATSLGGYLASITTQQEQSFLESAILGDIGSPSSLNAYWIGFTDSASEGNFLWTSGEVSSFTNWSPGEPNNAAAFGGGEDFTVFNWSYSNGQSNFGRWNDTPDIGCTPNCTSSQSYKALIEFDSAPTTVPLPGAIWFFGTAVLGLGGLLKRNA, encoded by the coding sequence ATGAACATTAAGAGTTTGAATTGTGTTTTAGCTGTAGTGTTGGGAATACCTTCTGTAACTTCCGCATCCAGTTTGGTTCAGTGGAATTCTGGAACAGGAGCAAACGATCACTATTATTTGGCGACTGATAATCTATCAACATGGACCGAAGCGAATGCATTGGCTACCAGTTTAGGTGGATATTTAGCGAGTATCACAACCCAACAAGAGCAAAGTTTTCTTGAGTCAGCCATTTTGGGAGATATTGGTAGCCCGTCCTCGTTAAACGCATATTGGATTGGATTTACTGATTCGGCGTCCGAGGGAAATTTCCTGTGGACAAGCGGGGAAGTTTCGTCTTTTACAAACTGGTCTCCAGGTGAGCCTAATAACGCTGCAGCGTTTGGGGGTGGTGAAGATTTCACCGTGTTCAATTGGTCCTATTCAAATGGACAGAGCAATTTTGGTCGTTGGAACGATACGCCTGACATTGGATGTACGCCGAACTGTACATCGAGTCAGTCCTATAAAGCTTTGATTGAATTCGATAGCGCGCCAACTACTGTTCCCTTGCCAGGTGCTATTTGGTTTTTTGGAACTGCGGTTCTTGGGTTGGGTGGTTTGTTAAAACGCAACGCTTAG